tttccttaaaatatatataacttattttcatatttctttaCGAAATATCAAAGTCACCTtggcatcttttcatttttcggtatgtggaaaaggtttggtCACCCCTGCTCTGCTGTatgtgaaaaaatgtataataccaATACTACatgaaatacaaatagaagAGCTCAAATCAGTGATCCCTGAGGTATTCCACAAGTCTAAAAAGCAAAGATTTCCAATTCTAATGGTGGTAAAATCAATAATGCGGCTTTGGGGATTGACAACAAAATCAGAGACAGTTTTCTAAATGTATATTCAAGCCTTTGTGAGACTGTTGCCACGCCCATTTATCCCAAGAGTTGTGGACACACCTCCGAAATCTTTGTTTCCCAGAAGGAAAACATACATGtggagtttttgtttttgttttaattaagaGTGGAGGGGATTTAAACGGGGACAGCTTCAATAACATCCAGCAGAGTCTCGTAACATCACATGAACCAAGTTAGCCGCATGCTAAAACACGTCAGACAAAGTGTAAACACATCCAGATGTCCATTTACGTAGAAAAGACTTCCGctattctttcattttccagAATATCAACCAAGCGTTGTGCTCCAATGACTGGATCCTGGCTCTTCACCAGATCCTGCTTATCCTCCTTATCGTGGGAAAGTGGCTCCTCCCACTGGGGGGCGGCGTCACAAGGGATGAGCTCTCTCAGCTGCTTCTGATCTTTGTCGGCACGGCGGCGGATATCCTCGAATTCACGAGTGAGACGCTGTCAGATGTCAAGTGCGTGTCTCTTATCTCGTTTGTTTGATGGTTTGTGAAAGTCTAAAATCCAATCATTTCAATTCAAGGTCTAAAAAATCCCTTAAAATCTCAGGTCTTAAATTCAAATATCTCAATTTTGAGATGTCTTAAAAATTGTTTATTATAGCCGTTATGAAGTGAACCGATTACGATTTTCTGGCCAATCAACAATATGGAAAAAGCCTGAACTGCCAAttctgatttttcttttttacccaACTGACAGCATTGGTTCGATTGCAAACTGTCAGTCCGGCCGAGCAAAAGGGGACAATGGCTGACTTTACAGAGGTGGATATGATTTGTGGCTAAGAAAGATTCCATATGTAACGATCCGCCGATTGCAGATCCACCAAAATTAAGGAAATGGTCGATCGAACGAATACATAAACATCCGTCTTTctattaatacagtaaacctcggatatatcggactcggatatatcggaaattcgctcacaacggacgtaatgcatttccaataaaaattcattgcatatatctgattttttataacggatttcgcctatttcggacaaaatctccagtcccgttccaatgcatttccattaaatttccctcgcatatatcggatggccgcatcgtggcactccgatttgcagaatcgtgacaggccgctatacgacgtcatttgcagcgtttgcagcgttgcctgcgcgtccaggtacattggaaacatagtcaaggaagtgcctttttataacggataaaatccgatttacgcatataccggatataaatccggtatatgcgtaaaacggacattacggtatacgcatataacggatttcgcttatatcggacaaaaccagtgggaacaattgaatccgatatatccgaggtttactgtagttccgATTGTCAAGGAAGATACTGTAACATTCTCATTATAACTAACTACAAAACTGAAGTAAAGCACTATCAATCAATTAGTAAAATTGTGTCCAAAACTCTTGAATTACAGTATCCTATCTGTATACACACTCATGCATTTGTAGTACCAAAGATTACATAATCCTTGAAATTCTAGCTAAATACCGTCTTTTCCAGAGAGAACAGTCCTCAACTGGTGTATATCATCTTAGCCGTATGGACCTGGAGCATGTTGCAGTTCCCTCTACATCTGGCTGGTAAGTTCAATGaatacatttgaacatttttctATGGGATTCAGAACCAAGAACCGATTGTGCGGACCTTCAATACCGGGAGGTCTTAAAACAGAATGTTTACACCTCCATGTTTAACACTGCGGATGTCGTTCTGAGGGTCATATTCAGCATTTCTCTGCTCCATCTATTAGAGTTAACGTTGCATCACTTCAGTTTTAGTCTCCTCCAACCACATCACATTTTCCCAAGCCTTCTTTGAAACAATGTGTATGCCAGAATAATCGAACCGGCCTCTACTACCGCAACTTTGTTCTCAGTACAATCTTCCCAATCAAGACAgtctttttaataatgtacatgTAAGATGAGCTTCCTCAACAAATACCACCATGATGCTTTTAGAGCACTTAAATCAAACGCTCAATATTGTTCGACGGACGTTCTGTTTGTCTCGTGGGTGCGGCCGTATCCAGTATATTTGTATACCTCATAAACACAGAGTACGTGGTTGGTATACACATGCAACATGGTCATAAACATGCGCTCAGAAATCACACAGGAAAAAGAAAACGtttgtatcatttatttatggtttgtttactttactttacttgtaTTTGAGCTAGCATGGCAGAGGTCTTGTTACATAGCTTTGGCAGCTAATTAAATATtctcatatttacatttttcatcaaaaagcaATTCATCAAATGCCAAAATTTGGTGCTCCACATTCCGGCATGTCAACAACTACGTATATAGTTAACTAAATTAAACAGAATTAATCTATTTTGCCAGCTAGATTACCCTCTATTTacaattaataacatttttttacccATTTCAAATTAGAAACAAGGAATAATCCTAAAATGTATTCACTAAACAGATCATGTATTTTTCCATAGACAAAACATCGCTGGCTAATTGATTTTATCGACATTCTAACAAAAAGGGTTAATGaaacaatacaataacacaAACGAGGCTTTGATAGCTAATTAAATATtctcatatttacatttttcatcaaaaagcaATTCATCAAATGCCAAAATTTGTTGCTCCACATTCAGGCAGGTCAACAACTATATAGTTAACTAAATTAAACAGAATTAATCTATTTTGCCAGCTAGTTTACCCTCTATTTgcaataaatgacattttttaccCATTTCAAATTAGAAACAAGGAATAATCCTAAAATGTATTCACTCGGCAGATCATGTATTTTTCCATAGACAAAACATCGCTGGCTAATTGATTTCATCGACATTCTAACATTAAGGGTTATTGaaacaacacaataacacaaatgAGCGCTTGAAACAGATTAATAGTTTTTGCGGGGttgacctaaaaaaaacatgtttttggctCCAAAGTGAAAGAAGACAAATAATATTTCTACCACCactttatattttttctctctGTGTTTCACCCCACAGTGGTGAACTCCAAATCGGATTCGGAGGATGAACAAGGGGGTGTGCAGGAGGTCTCCCTCCTGACTAAACACAGCACGGACATGTGGGGTATCGTGGAGGCCTTGTTTATCCAGGACGGGCCCTTCCTGATGGTCAGGCTGACCGTCATGACCTACTTCGATGTCTTCCACCAGATGCTAGTCTTCTTTGCTATCAAGAACTTCCTGGTGGTTATTTTGAACGTGTACAGACTGGCAGTGATATGCCAGAACTTTAGACCTTCCAGGAGCGGCACCGGCCAGGGCAGCGCCATACCATAGTCAAGTCAAATCAGCTTCAGTGGAGAAGAAAATCCCAAAGTTCGATTGCTTTCAGCGGAATGTTCTtgtcctgtttgtttttttgtgtgtcacagTCATTTAATTGTTCACAATTTACGATTAACTTACAACGGCCTGTAGATCAACGTTGATAGAGGATTGGACTGAGTTACTTGTGTGGCGTTAAAGCTAACAACCACACCAGCAGACAAACAGGAAAAGAGGAAACAGAGCAGGAAAAAAGGGGTGTGTCTGGGTCTGGAAGTTTAGGAgttggggcgggggggttcAGTTCAAAGTTTGTcagcacaaaaacaaatcaaaatagtTCCAAATAGTTCCAAAGCTTGACCCCGGAAATTATTCCCATCTGCATTCTGTCTGGCATCATGTTTAGCAGCAGTCCGAGCAGGAAAAGAATGGGAAGAGAGCAAAAAAGTCAAAGTGTTTCCAAAGTCTGTGAAGTGCTGACAAAAATGGGACACGCTTAGACCGTTTGAACTCAGACTGGAAGGTGAAAAAGA
The window above is part of the Doryrhamphus excisus isolate RoL2022-K1 chromosome 20, RoL_Dexc_1.0, whole genome shotgun sequence genome. Proteins encoded here:
- the LOC131107903 gene encoding transmembrane protein 26-like, whose protein sequence is MVMMSVFKFTCAIITRGLFLFVSLAAVWRVTWVKGDNIFWLLTLLFLPLLLEMIVTLKRRKGKDYKWFSPPIFLFLISIIPSIWILELHHQQDKASDPQCKKLDSWENVKRVITLNETSNLTYQNYLENINQALCSNDWILALHQILLILLIVGKWLLPLGGGVTRDELSQLLLIFVGTAADILEFTSETLSDVKENSPQLVYIILAVWTWSMLQFPLHLAVVNSKSDSEDEQGGVQEVSLLTKHSTDMWGIVEALFIQDGPFLMVRLTVMTYFDVFHQMLVFFAIKNFLVVILNVYRLAVICQNFRPSRSGTGQGSAIP